The genomic stretch CTGGAGAAAGATTTGGGCATATCTATTTTTCTGCTGGGATATAGAAAAGATTCGGAATTTTCCGAAATGCCGAAGCTGATTATTAATATCGGGCTGAACACCCTGAGCGTAAAAGATCGAAGACGGAATGTAAGCGCGGAAAAAGTTCAATTAACTTATGAAGGTAATAATTTAATTTTAAGGATACCTTTGTCTTTATTGAAAGACCCTGCCTATATATTGGCATGCGTGAAGGCGGGATCCATTGTTATGCCGTTTGAGGATACGGCCTGGCGCGCTATTCAAATAGTTGACAAAGACCCGGTAAAGTTGTAACTTATTTAATAGCGGCGCGTTATGAAGCTATAAATAGGAGATGATAAATATGGCCGATAAAGATAATGAGTTTACAGGTGCGCTGTTTTTTAAGACCACCAGTTGTCCCGAATGCGGAAGAGAGATAACGCGCGAAGAGGTGGAAGGCAACTTGTCTGATGACGCCGAGACCTTCACCTGCCCTTATTGCCATAAAGCGATCGATATCGGACAATTGGAATAACTAAAGAAAACAAATTTCACGGGAGGGAAAATGGCTAAGAAGATTTTAGTGGTAGATGATGAACCCGGTATGGTAAGGCTGCTGAGAGATATTTTAGAGGACGAAGGTTATGCGGTTATCGAAGCCTCTAACGGAGAAGAGTGTCTCGAAAAGGCGGCCAAAAAAATTCCCGACCTAATTTTGCTGGACGTGATGCTGACCGGGCCCAGCGGCCTTTCGATATGCAAGCGTCTCAAAGATAATGCTGTAACGAAAGATATTCCTATCATTCTGGTAACGGCGCTATTGGGCGAAGGTATCCAGGAGAAAGGAGCGGAAAGCGGGGCGGCATATGTAATAAGCAAGCCCTATGACTCCAATGATCTCCTGTGGGAGATAGAGGACGCGATCAAGAAAAGTAAGGTCTAGGCCCATATCTTCACTCCTGGCAAATTATCATTCTTGCCATCGGAAACTTTTAACGCTTAGCGGTTGTCTAACATAGTAAAACACAATATGAGATACAGAAAACTATTCTTAGCGATCGCGATAAGCGTATGCGCCGTCTTCAGCGCTGCCGGGGCCGAAGAGACGATGTTGTGGAAGGATTGTGTCAAAGAAGCAAAGAATAATCATCCCGATCTGGTATCTGCCGCGGAAAAAGTAAAACAATCAAGGGCAACTAAAGAGATCACCAGGAGCGCTTATTTGCCTCAGATAACCGGCGAGGCAAGCGAGGTCACTTCCAAGGGGGCCACCTTTGGAAGTTCCGGTGGAGGAAGCCAGAGCGATATACAGACCGGCGCTGCCGCCCGCCATGAAACTACATCATACGATTACAGCGTTACGGGGCAGCAGCTTCTTTTCGATGGATTTAAAACATCATACGACCTGTCCGCCGCGGAACGAAATATAATATCATCACGATATAATTACGATGTGGCGTCATCCAATGTGAGATTGAGGTTAAGGACCGCTTATGTCAACTTGTTGACCGCGCAGGATCTTTTGAAAATTTCAGAAGAGATAGAAGCCCGCCGGAAGCAGAACCTGGAGCTTGTCAAGCTGAGGTATGAGGGGGGCCGGGAACACAAAGGGTCGCTTCTTACTTCGGAAGCGGATCTGGCGCAGGCAACGTTTGATGTGAACCAGGCGGGAAGAAGCATATTCCTCGCGCAGCGGCAGCTTACAAAAGAATTGGGCAGGGAAAAATTTGTCCCAATGAAAGCCGAAGGCGATTTTGAAGTTGTAGATGCGGACCGGGACAGGCCGGATTTTGAAAAATTATGCCGCACCAATCCGCTTCTGCAGCAGCTCATTGCGCAAAAAGAGGCGGCAAAGTATGGGGTGAAATCCGCCAAAGCCGGGTTCTATCCTCAGGTCTTCGCTTCAGGAACTTTAGGCAATACAAATATAGATGCGTTTCCCGACAAGAATGAATGGTCGGTAGGGACGAGCCTGACATTCCCTTTCTTTGACGGCGGTAATACGATCGCGAACGTAGCGAAAGCCAGGGCGGTCCTTGGCCAGGCCGAGGCGGATGAGAGAAGCGGACGGGATGGTGTTATATATACGCTATCAAACACCTGGACGACATTGCAGGACGCTATTGAAAAAGTCGGGGTAGCTAAAAAATCCCTGAATGCGGCGGAGGAGCGGGCGAAGATCGCGGAGGCGGAATATTCGATAGGACTGCTAATATACGACAACTGGATAATTATAGAGAACAATCTGGTCACGGCAAAGAGGAGTTATCTGAGCGCCGAACGCGACGCATTGATCGCGGAAGCAAATTGGATCCAGGCAAAAGGAGAGACCCTAGACTATGGTAAATAAGAAGAGATGGATAGTTGCTCTGGTTTTATTTACGGCCGGCGCCTTAGCTATAGCGCTTTTAAATACGGGAAATAAGCCGTCAGGGGAGGTCGCGCGGGAAGTGAAACCGGCTATAGGCAATATACAGACTACCATCACTTCCACCGCTACTGTGCAGCCGCAAAACAGGCTGGAGATAAAACCTCCGATCAACGGCCGTATAGATCAGGTATTGGTCGAGGAGGGTGATATTGTAAAAGCGGGACAGACCCTGGTGTGGATGAGCTCTACCGAGAGGGCTGCCCTTTTGGACGCCGCAAGGACGCGCGGCCCGGATGCCATGAAATACTGGGAAGAAGTGTATAAGCCGACCCCCCTGATATCCCCGCTCGACGGGGAAGTCATCGTAAGCCAGGATGAGCCGGGGCAGATAGTGACCTCATCGGATGCGGTGCTTGTCCTGTCCGACCGCTTGATCGTCCAGGCCCAGGTCGATGAGACCGACATAGGCGGGATCCGCGTCGGCCAGGAAGTGATGATCAGTCTCGACGCTTATCCTAACATCAAAGTGAAAGGCAAGGTCGACCACATATATTACGAATCCAAGATAGTGAATAATGTTACCATCTATCAGGTCGATATTCTCCCTGAAACCGTTCCGGAAGTTTTCCGATCGGGAATGACGGCCACTGTCGTAATTACAGAAAAGACGAAAGATAACATCGCTCTTATACCTCTTGAAGCCGTAAAGCGGAAAAAGGACGGCGCGTATGTCCTGATAAAGGAATCTCCGGGAGCGAAGCCGATCGAGCGAAAAATTGAGCTGGGTATCGCGGATGAAAAGAATGTGGAAGTGATCTCCGGTGTGTCGGAGGCGGATACTATCATAGTCGCAGGCCAGAAATATTCGCCATCGGTTAAGGCTAATAGCGGAACTAATCCTTTCATGCCTTTTAGAGGAAGGCCCAGCGGGCAATCGGCAAAATCAAAATGATGGCTTTAAGATGATAAAACTGGAGAACCTCTCCAAGACATACAAGATGGGCGAAGTCGGAGTGGCGGCCCTGCAGGGAGTGTCGCTTGATGTCAGGCCGGGAGAATTCGTAGCCATAATGGGGCCGTCGGGCTCCGGCAAGTCGACGCTTCTGCACCTATTGGGTTTTCTGGACTCACCCGATTCCGGCAAATATTATTTAATGGGTAATGATGTAACAAATTTAAGAGATGACAAGCTCTCAGTCCTCAGGAACAATTACATAGGCTTCGTCTTTCAACAATTCCATCTTTTGCCGCGGCTCTCCTCTCTAGAGAACACGGAACTTCCGCTCACCTATGCCGGCAAGCGCCATCTGAAAAAAATAGCTATGGAAAAGATCAAGGCCGTCGGGCTCCTCGAAAGAGGTTCCCATCGTCCCAATGAGCTCTCGGGCGGCGAACAGCAGCGCGTTGCCATAGCGCGTTCTTTGGTTAATGACCCCCCGCTTATCCTGGCCGATGAGCCCACGGGAAATCTCGATTCAAAGAGCCAGAACGAAATAATGGCGATCCTGGTGGATCTTAACCGGCAGGGGAAGACGATCGTCATGGTCACTCACGAGGAGGAAGTCGCGGAGTATGCTAAGAGGATCATCAAGATGCGTGACGGAAAGATAGTATCTGATGAAACCAGGACCGCCACTAAAGATATCGGGCCCGTGCAGACCGGCATATCGGTAGATAAGATATTGTCCGGGGAATCCTCCGGCATACGGCAGGCTGAACTCGCCGATCATTTGAAGCAGGCTTTCGGTTCGATAGTTTCGCACAAGATGCGTTCCGCCCTTTCAATGCTAGGCATCCTGATCGGTGTCGCCGCCGTTATCGCTATGCTCGCCTTAGGCCAGGGGGCGAAAGAGTCTATCTCCCAAACGCTGGCGTCGTTAGGCTCAAACCTCTTAACGCTCAGATCGGGGTCGCAGAGAGTGCATGGTGTGGCTATGGAAGCGGGAGCGGTAACACGCTTTACGTTTCAGGATGTGGACGCTATAGCAAAAATTCCGAATGTGAAAAGGGTCTCACCGACCGTTACCGGCAGAGGGCAGCTTGTCTATATGAATAAAAACTGGAATACCCAGGTCCAGGGCACAGGCGTTAATTTCGCCGAGATGCGGGCATCCGTTCCCACGGCGGGCAAATTTTTTACAGAGGACGAATTACGTTCCCGCGCCAGAGTGGCACTGCTGGGGACAACCGTCGTGAGGGAATTGTTCGGAAGCGAGAATCCCATAGATTCGATGATAAGGATAAACAAGGTCAGCTTTAAAGTGATAGGCATCTTACCGTCGAAGGGCACTAACATGTTCCACGACCAGGACGACCTGGTAGTTATTCCCGTCACCACGGCCATGTACCGGCTTTTAGGGAAACAGTATGTAGACACGGTGGATGCGGAAGTCAGCGATCAGTCGGCAATGGAAGAAGTGCAGAATAACATGAAAGATCTGATCATAAAGAGCCACCGTCTCAGCAAAGAAAATGAGGACTCGTTCGAGATACGGAACATGGCCGATATACAGCAGACATTGGCGCAGACGACCAAGACCATGACGCTGCTCCTAGGCGCCATAGCGGCCATCTCTCTCCTGGTCGGGGGTATAGGAATAATGAATATAATGCTTGTATCTGTCACGGAGAGGACCAGGGAAATCGGTTTAAGGAAAGCGATAGGCGCGCGCGGATCGGACATCATGACACAGTTTCTGATAGAGTCGGTGGTGATGACGTTTACCGGAGGAGCGATGGGTGTTTTGTGCGGTTCGGGAATAGCCGCGCTTCTGGCCCTGGTCGCGGGATGGGCGATAAAGGTTTCGATCTCTTCAGTCCTGCTCGCAACCACTTTTTCTATCGCCATCGGCATAATATTCGGACTGTGGCCCGCGCGGCAAGCGGCCAGACTTAATCCGATCGAAGCGCTTAGATATGAATAACAAAGAGAAGGCCTTGCCTCTATGCTGTTAAAAATAAGTTTAATTCGAGTTATTAACCTTCTGGGAATCTCGGGGATTTACCTATACTTCTGCAAGCGCCTGAAAATATTTCCGGTACAAGTAAAAGTGCCGATATTCGGAAAGATCCGGACATTTCATGAAGCGAGGAACATTTTTGATAATTTTGGCTCCTCAGGGCAATTAAGGGACGAGACGATAGAGCGCTATCTTTCGAAAAAATCGGCGCCATGTATAGTTGATTGCGGGGTAAACGTCGGCGTGACGGCGCGATGGTGGTTTCATCTTAATCGTCGATCAACAGTTTTTGGAATTGACATGATGAAAGAATCTCAGGAATTCACCGTAGAAACAATAAAGTCCATAGGCATAGCCCCGGACAGATATAGGCCCATTATAGCGGCGTTGTGGTCCGAAAACGGAAAAGAGTTCAAAATCGGCATAGGTGACCCGCTTTGCGGCGATTACGGTTTTTATCGATTCGATAAGGAAAAGAGCGAAAGAACTTTTGTGACCAGGACGCTCGATACTGTATTCGATTCCGAAAATATCGGCGATGTAGATCTTTTGAAAATCGATCTGGAAGGCGTGGGGGGCGAAGTTCTTAAGGATGCGGCGAAACTTCTTAAAAAGACGAAACATATATTCCTGGAGACTCACTCCGAAGAGGAAAGTAAGCTGGCCGGCAGCATATTAACAAGTAATAAATTCCGCCTGAGAAAGACTGCTAGCAGGCATCAATGGTGGGAAAAATATGATATACAATAAACTAAAAACTTTTCCGCGGTTAATAGCCCTGATTACAGGTATTTTTTTTATAGGGTTCTGCGTTATATTTGCTTTAGATATCTTTTTTCCCAAAATGCCTGCCCTGATCAACTCTCTTCTGGATAGCCTCCTCCTGGTGATCCTGGCCTTCCCCCTGATATCCCGATTTGATCTTTCCCGCATCGCCATGGAAAACAAGCGAAACTTTGATACCCAGGCGGCGCTCAACTCACTTTTGCGCCTGATGATCGAAGATATCTCTCTGGACGAGATCCTGAATAGAACGCTCGATACCATCTTTTCACTGCCATGGTTTACCGTGCAGCCGAGAGGGGCCATATTCCTGGTCGAGGATGAACTCGATGTCCTGGTGATGAAGGCGCAAAAAAATCTTTCCGAACCTATACGGCAGTTATGTTCAAGAGTCCCTTTCGGCAAGTGTCTTTGCGGAAGGACGGCCTTAACAAAAGATATGCAATTCGCGGACCGGCTTGACAGCCGCCATGAGATTATGTACGAAGGTATTAATCCTCACGGCCATTATTGTGTGCCCATACTGCTCAAGGGCAAGGTGCTGGGAGTGGTTAACCTGTATTTAGATGAGAAATATGCCCGGGATAAGACGGACGAGGTATTTCTTCTTGCGGTAGCGGATCTTCTGGCCGGTATCATACAGGAGAAACGGTTTGAGGAGGGCCAGAGGAAGGCGCAGGAAAGGCTTATCCAGGCGAGCAAGATGGATGTGGTAGGCAGGCTTGCCGGCGGCGTTGCCCATGAGGTGAAGAACCCTCTTGCAATAGTGCTTATGGGAACGGATTATCTTTCAGGAAAGATTAACGCCGGCGATAAAAGGGTATTATCCACCCTTAATGATATGAAGGCCGCTATCAAAAGAGCCGATGACGTTATCAAGGACCTGTTAGATTTTTCCAGGGTCTCGGAGTTAAATATTACCGCGCAGGACATTAATTCCATACTGAATAACGCGCTCGTTTTAGTTAAATATCAAATCGACAGCGCCCATGTAGAGATACATAAAGACCTGAAGGAGGATATCCCCCGGGTTCAGGCGGATAGGAATAAGATAGAGCAGGTATTTGTAAATATCATACTTAATTCTATTCAGGCCATGCCGGATGGCGGGACATTGACGGTAAGGACTTACGCCAAAAAAGTAACAGGAGACACGAATGTAGTTATTGAAATAGAAGACACCGGCACCGGTATCTCCGAAGATAATTTAAATAATATATTCGAACCATTCTTCACCACGCGCCGCGATAAAGGAGGCACGGGCCTGGGCCTCTTTATAGTAAGAAACATAATCGAGATGCATAAAGGAAGGGTAGAGATTATTAATAAAAAAGACGGCCATGGCACAAAGACGACCATAACTCTTAAAGGATAAAAAAGGAGAGGCTTTATGGAAAAGAAGAAGATACTTATTATCGACGACGAAGCGGGCTTTACCAGAGTAGTGAAATTGGCTCTCGAAGAGACCGGCGACTATGAGGTCAGGATAGAGAATAAAGGCGAAAAAGGGCTCAGCACGGCCCTAGAATTTAACCCGGACCTGATTTTATTGGACGTGATAATGCCTGATATTTCAGGCGGCGAGGTATGCTCCCAGATACAATCCGCCGCGGGCCTGAAAGATACCCCTATAGTATTTTTAACCGCCATCGTAAAGGAAAAAGAAGTCGGGCCGGGAGTAAGCACTATCAGCGGCCATCCGTTTCTGGCCAAACCTGTAAGCAAGAAGAAGCTTATCGGAGCCATTGAAAGGTATATATGATAATAGTGCTGGGAATAATCGCCGTCCTGATACTTCTAAGCATTATATATTTACGGAAATTTATGCGCGATATGGCTGTTGTCGAAAGCGAGCTGATTAAAGAGCTTAGAGAAATAAAAAATTGCCTGATAAAGATAAATGAAAAACAGCTATAATAATCTTGCAACTTTATGATGGTGCGTGTATACTTACCTATGACCAGTAACCAGTTGAAAGGGGGTATGCGATTATGAGGAGATTAGCAGTGGTGTTAGTGATCGCGGCTATCGCGTTATACGCGATGCCTGTATTCGCTGGCGATGCGGCATCCGCGCCGAAGGCCGGAGAAAAGTCGATATTCCAGAGGCTGAGCAATGAAATCTGCGGCAGTAAGATGCCTGCCAGATTTGCTGTCAAACCGATTGCGAAAGATTCGGTTGAAGCGGTTAAGTACGTGGGTGATCGTAAAGTGAAGGTGTTCCAGGACGTGTCTGACGGTATCGCCCAGGGGTCCGCAAAGGCAAAGGGCGAGTCTCTGCGTACGAAATAATTGGTTTTCAGCATTTAGTCTTCAATAGGCCCTGTCTTTCGTGTACAGACAGGGCCTTTACTTATGAATAAGCTGAAAGGAAGAAGGGAGCTGACCCTCATTATGGTAAAAACATTATTTATCGTTTCTTTTTTATTATCCGCGCTTCTCGGAGCCGGCTATTATGGAGAACTCTGCGCTATGGAAAACCCGGTTGTCGTTTTAGAGACTACACAAGGCGTCATAGAACTTACGCTCAGGCCGGATGTCGCGCCTAAAGCGTGTGAAAATTTTGTAAAATTGGTTGAGAAAGGCTATTATAACGGCATTATCTTTCACCGTGTGATACCGCAATTTATGATCCAGGGGGGCGACCCCACCGGAACCGGCACCGGAGGGTCATCGATCTGGGGAAGGCCGTTCGGCGATGAATTACGCGCCGATGTCTGTTTTGACAAGCCAGGTATCCTGGCCATGGCAAATTCCGGGCCAAACACAAACGGCAGCCAATTCTTTATCACGACCGTCGAGACTTCATGGCTCAATATGCGCCACACGATATTCGGATATGTTTCGGCCGGGTATGATGTAGTGAAAAAGATAGAAAAGACGCCGACCGGCGCTGAAAATAAGCCTTTAGTCCCTCAAGAGATAATCAAGGCATATATAAAGACGAAACAATAATGCCGATCGTAAAGACGAACGATAGAAGAGGTTTCACGCTTGTCGAGATCATGACGGTCATCGGGATCATCGGCATACTGGCGGCTATAGCTATCGCCAATTTCATGGTGGCAAAGCGCGTCGCCCAGAAGAACGCCTGCATAGCTAACCTGAAACAGATCCAGATAGTTGTCAATACATGGGCGCTGGATACGGACTCGAGTCCGAACGCGACATTCACAAAGGCGGACCTGGTGCCCAATTATATTAAGACATGGCCTAAGGAAGGCACGGCGGATTACCCTTTGCCGGCTAATGTAAATTCTACACCGGTTTGTCCGAATGCCGCCGTTAACACCGACCATACGATATAAGCGGAAGATATATGAGATTGTTGGTATCGATATTGATATGGATAGTGGGCGCTCTCATTACCATGGCCACATTTCTGGCAAGCGTCCTCCTCTCTGTAATACTTTATCCGTTCCCATTCAGGAAAAAGATAGTTCATGCGCAGTGTTTCTGGTGGTCGGACGCGATAATAGCTTTAAATCCCTACTGGAAGATCAGCATAAAAGGCCTGCAGAATATAGACCCCTCTAAAACATATGTTATAGTGGCCAACCATCAGAGCCTGGCAGATATTGTTATAATATACCAGATACGTACGTATTTTAAATGGGTGGCGAAAGAAGAGCTTCTTAAAGTGCCGTTTATAGGCGGCCTGCTTTGGATTAATAATCATATTATGCTTTCCAGGGGGGATTTTAGCAGTGTAAAAGAAGTTTATAAAAAGGCGGCTGAGTACCTTAAAAGCGGCATATCGATGTTATTTTTCCCGGAGGGAACGCGCTCCAGCACCGATCAAATGGGTGAATTTCAGAATGGAGCTTTTAAGCTGGCTATAAGGGAAGGCAAGAGCGTCCTTCCTATATTTATCGGCGGCACCAGGGAAGCGATACCTAAAGGCGGTTTTATCTTTAAAACAAAGGTATCCGGAAAGCTTGTGGTGCTTCCGCCGATCGATACATCGAGTTTCAAGATTGCCGATTACGCGGTCTTGAGAGATATGGTGCGTGAGCAGTTGCAAAAAGTCGCTTCGGAAAAAGCTTAATCATTGGGCGGTTTTGTGTTAGAATAATTTTTGTGAAATAGACGGTTAAAGTTAATACGGGGAGCAATAATAATGAAGAAGCTGGTGTTGCTGCGCCACGGCGAAAGCACGTGGAATAAGGAGAACAGGTTTACGGGCTGGACCGATGTCGATCTTTCCGATAAAGGCAGAGAAGAGGCCGCAAAGGCCGGCGAAGTGCTGAAGAAAGAAGGTTTCGTCTTCGATGTGGCCTATACCTCGGTATTGAAGAGGGCCGTATATACATTATGGACCGTCCTCGACAAGATGGATCTTGTGTGGATACCCGTGAATAATTCGTGGCGGCTCAATGAGCGCCATTACGGGGCCCTGCAGGGGCTCAATAAGTCGGAGACCGCGGCAAAATTCGGCGAGAAACAGGTCCTTATATGGAGAAGAAGCTATGATATCCCGCCTCCGCCTCTTGAAAAGAACGATCCGAGAAGCCCCCGCAACGACCCGCGCTATAGGGACTTATCCGACAGCGAGATCCCGTTGACGGAATGCTTAAAAGATACGGTAAAGAGATTTTTGCCGTACTGGCATGAAACCATAGCTCCGGTGGTCAAGTCGGGTAAATGTGTGATCATAGCCGCCCACGGTAATAGCTTGAGGGCGCTGGTTAAATACCTCGACAATATACCGGATGACAAGATAGTCGGAGTGAATATTCCTACCGGGCTGCCTCTTGTATACGAATTGTCGGACGATCTGAAGCCGATCAAAAGTTATTATCTCGGCGATCCGGAAGAGGTGAAGAAAGCGATGGAAGCGGTGGCCAACCAGGGCAAGGCGAAATGATCAAAGTAAGAAAAGCTCTTATAAGTGTATCCGATAAGACCGGACTGGAAGACCTTGTGAAGGTTTTGCACAAATTTGCCGTTAAGATACTCTCCACAGGAGGGACGTCAAAAGCCATAATCCGTATGGGAGTCCCTGTGAAGGATGTGTCCGATTACACCGGCTTTCCTGAGATGCTGGACGGCAGAGTGAAGACGCTCCACCCGAAGGTCCATGGCGCTCTCCTGGCTTTGCGCGATAATAAGGAACATATGGATGCCGTGAAAGAACACGGGATCTCCCTGATAGATATGGTGGTCGTGAATCTCTATCCTTTCGAAAAGACAGCCTCGAAACCGCAGATAGAGCCGGAGGAGGTCATCGAGAATATAGATATCGGAGGCCCTTCGATGCTGAGGAGCGCGGCAAAGAACTATAAATCGGTATGCGTTGTCTGCGATATCGCCGATTATAAGAGAGTTATCGAAGAGATGGAGAAGAATTCAGGTTGTATCTCGGAAGAGCTCCTTGCCTGGCTCGGAACAAAAGTGTTCGCCAGGACCTCGGCCTACGACGCGGCCATACATAATTATTTGAGATCGCAAGTGAAAGGAACGGCGGCCGGCGACGAGGAGCTTTTGCCGGAAACGCTCACGATAAATTGTAAAAAGATTCAGGACCTGCGGTACGGCGAGAACCCTCACCAGAAAGCGGCATTCTACAAGGACCTGTTATCCGACGAGCCGGGCGTCGCTTCCGCGGTCCAGCTCGGAGGGAAGGAGCTTTCGTTCAATAACATAGTAGATCTTAACGCGGCGCTGGAGATAGTGAAAGAATTCGCGCTTCCCGCGGCCGTTATAGTGAAACATACTAATCCGTGCGGAGCGGCGGCGGCCGATACATTGAAACAGGCATATCTGGACGCCCTGGATTGTGACCGCATGAGCGCTTATGGAAGCATCGTCGGATTCAATGCCCCCGTAGATATCGTTGTCGCCAGGACGATCCTCAAAGAGGCCGATTTTGTCGAATGCATCATCGCGCCGTCTTATGAGGCGGATGTCGTCGAGGCATTAAGGAAGAAGAAGAACCTGAGGCTCCTGGAAGTGAAGAATTTTGGTATCAAGACCGCAAAGATCCGTCCCGACCTGAAGAAGGTCGTCGGGGGCGTTCTCATTCAGGATAGGGATATCCTCGGCCTGAAGGAATCAGACCTGAAATTCGTCACTAAAACAAGGCCGACGAAGGATGAGCTTAAGTCGCTTATGTTCGGATGGCTGGTGGCGAAACATGTTAAGTCGAATGCGATCGTCCTGTCTCAGGGCACAAGGACCGTGGGCATTGGCGCGGGCCAGATGTCGAGAGTGGACTCTGTAATGATAGCCGCGCGGAAAGCGGGAGAGCGTTCTAAGGGCTCGACTCTTGCCAGCGACGCGTTCTTTCCCAAAGAGGACGGTATCGAGCAGGCGGCCCGGGCCGGCGTCAGGGCCATAATACAGCCGGGCGGATCTATAAGGGACGCCGAAGTTATCAGTAAGGCGGACTCGTTCGGTATCTCGATGGTCTTTACCGGAGTCAGGCACTTCAAACATTAATGCATGACCTACCAGGAAGCTCTACAATATCTCGATAGCTTCATCAATTACGAAAAGAAGAATAACTACGATTATAACCTCTCCTTTAAACTCGACAGAATGAAGAGGCTATGTTCTCTTTTGGGCGATCCCCAAAAGGAGATCAGGTCCATCCATGTGGCAGGCACCAAAGGAAAAGGCTCCACTTCCGCTATAATACAATCCATTCTGAAAAGCTCCGGTTTTAAGACGGGCCTTTACACGTCTCCGCACCTTGTATCTTTCTGCGAGAGGATAAAAATAAATGACGCTCTTATAACGGAAGAAGATGTGGGCGCTATACTCGATACGGTAAAAAGCGCGATAGATGAGATGGGCTCTGAGAAGCCCTCCTTTTTCGAAATATATACAGCGCTGGCATACCTTTATTTTAAGAGAGAGAATGTGGATTTCGCCGTATATGAGGCGGGATTAGGGGGGCGTCTCGACGCCACCAATGTAATAGACCCCCTGGTATGTGTCATCACTCCGATAAGCTATGAGCACACGCATATTCTCGGAGATACGCTTGCGAAGATCGCGTATGAGAAGGCCGGAATAATTAAGAGCGGCAGCATCTGCGTATCGGCCCCGCAGGAAGACGAAGCGCTCGCGGTTATAGGAAGCGTGTGCAAAGAGAGGGAGGCTGAACTCGTGCTGGCGGGCCGCGATATTAAATTTAAGGAGATCGCCTCAAATGACGAAGAAGAGGTCTTTAACGTCTCTTCATTCTTCGATAAATACGATAGTTTGCATATGAAACTGCTTGGGTTCCATCAGGTGATAAACGCGAGCGTGGCCATAGGGGCCGTAGAGGCGCTTCGTTTGAGCGGGATCTCCATAGGAAAAGATGCGGTAAGGAAAGGGATCGAGTTCGCCAGATGGCCGGGAAGGCTCGAGGTGGTGAGGAAGAGAAGCCCGCGCATAATTCTCGACGGCGCGCAAAATAGAGCCAGCGCAGATGCCCTGGCGCGCTCAGCGAAAAAGCTATTTAAATACAGGAAGCTTATTCTGGTCCTAGGAGTCTCTAAGGATAAGGATATAAAAGGGATGCTAAAGGAACTGGTGCCTGTGTCGGATATCATCATTTTAACGAAGTCCGGAGTGGCCGAGCGGGCGATGGATCCCGAGTTTATAGGCGCTCTTATAACCCCTGAATCTAAAGTTGCGGGTATAACTCAAAGCGTTAAAGACGCGATCGATATGGCTCTCAGAAAAGCGGGAGCGTCCGACCTAGTGCTGG from Candidatus Omnitrophota bacterium encodes the following:
- a CDS encoding response regulator; amino-acid sequence: MAKKILVVDDEPGMVRLLRDILEDEGYAVIEASNGEECLEKAAKKIPDLILLDVMLTGPSGLSICKRLKDNAVTKDIPIILVTALLGEGIQEKGAESGAAYVISKPYDSNDLLWEIEDAIKKSKV
- a CDS encoding TolC family protein, translating into MRYRKLFLAIAISVCAVFSAAGAEETMLWKDCVKEAKNNHPDLVSAAEKVKQSRATKEITRSAYLPQITGEASEVTSKGATFGSSGGGSQSDIQTGAAARHETTSYDYSVTGQQLLFDGFKTSYDLSAAERNIISSRYNYDVASSNVRLRLRTAYVNLLTAQDLLKISEEIEARRKQNLELVKLRYEGGREHKGSLLTSEADLAQATFDVNQAGRSIFLAQRQLTKELGREKFVPMKAEGDFEVVDADRDRPDFEKLCRTNPLLQQLIAQKEAAKYGVKSAKAGFYPQVFASGTLGNTNIDAFPDKNEWSVGTSLTFPFFDGGNTIANVAKARAVLGQAEADERSGRDGVIYTLSNTWTTLQDAIEKVGVAKKSLNAAEERAKIAEAEYSIGLLIYDNWIIIENNLVTAKRSYLSAERDALIAEANWIQAKGETLDYGK
- a CDS encoding efflux RND transporter periplasmic adaptor subunit yields the protein MVNKKRWIVALVLFTAGALAIALLNTGNKPSGEVAREVKPAIGNIQTTITSTATVQPQNRLEIKPPINGRIDQVLVEEGDIVKAGQTLVWMSSTERAALLDAARTRGPDAMKYWEEVYKPTPLISPLDGEVIVSQDEPGQIVTSSDAVLVLSDRLIVQAQVDETDIGGIRVGQEVMISLDAYPNIKVKGKVDHIYYESKIVNNVTIYQVDILPETVPEVFRSGMTATVVITEKTKDNIALIPLEAVKRKKDGAYVLIKESPGAKPIERKIELGIADEKNVEVISGVSEADTIIVAGQKYSPSVKANSGTNPFMPFRGRPSGQSAKSK
- a CDS encoding ABC transporter permease — translated: MIKLENLSKTYKMGEVGVAALQGVSLDVRPGEFVAIMGPSGSGKSTLLHLLGFLDSPDSGKYYLMGNDVTNLRDDKLSVLRNNYIGFVFQQFHLLPRLSSLENTELPLTYAGKRHLKKIAMEKIKAVGLLERGSHRPNELSGGEQQRVAIARSLVNDPPLILADEPTGNLDSKSQNEIMAILVDLNRQGKTIVMVTHEEEVAEYAKRIIKMRDGKIVSDETRTATKDIGPVQTGISVDKILSGESSGIRQAELADHLKQAFGSIVSHKMRSALSMLGILIGVAAVIAMLALGQGAKESISQTLASLGSNLLTLRSGSQRVHGVAMEAGAVTRFTFQDVDAIAKIPNVKRVSPTVTGRGQLVYMNKNWNTQVQGTGVNFAEMRASVPTAGKFFTEDELRSRARVALLGTTVVRELFGSENPIDSMIRINKVSFKVIGILPSKGTNMFHDQDDLVVIPVTTAMYRLLGKQYVDTVDAEVSDQSAMEEVQNNMKDLIIKSHRLSKENEDSFEIRNMADIQQTLAQTTKTMTLLLGAIAAISLLVGGIGIMNIMLVSVTERTREIGLRKAIGARGSDIMTQFLIESVVMTFTGGAMGVLCGSGIAALLALVAGWAIKVSISSVLLATTFSIAIGIIFGLWPARQAARLNPIEALRYE
- a CDS encoding FkbM family methyltransferase, with the protein product MPIFGKIRTFHEARNIFDNFGSSGQLRDETIERYLSKKSAPCIVDCGVNVGVTARWWFHLNRRSTVFGIDMMKESQEFTVETIKSIGIAPDRYRPIIAALWSENGKEFKIGIGDPLCGDYGFYRFDKEKSERTFVTRTLDTVFDSENIGDVDLLKIDLEGVGGEVLKDAAKLLKKTKHIFLETHSEEESKLAGSILTSNKFRLRKTASRHQWWEKYDIQ